AGTGTATGCGCGCTCGTAGGATTCAAAATCACTATGGTGCCATGGTACGTCCGGTCTTTAAAATCTTTTCTAAGTCAGGCGATTTATATTTTGCATGCAGGGAGGTGTTGCCAATAGTGATCGTTTTTGTTGGTGCTGAAAATATGTTCACTCTGGTGAGTGACTCTCGGCGGCCGTATGAATAGATTTACTCATGCGGATTACTCGCGCCTATTAGGTAGATGCGGTCGGCAAAACGTCTGTCACGCTGTCGGTCAAGCAACGCATCGCAGAAGGGTTAAGTCGCGCAGGGACCTCTAATACGCTAAAGGTTGTCTCGTACAACTCTATCTTGGGCATTATAGCTGTATTTGCTGTCGGTGCCGTGCGTCAATTTTGCATCTTCGCCATTGTCGTTCTGGTCGCACATTGGTTTTTGGCACACACCTTTTTTATGGCGGTTCTTTCCATCGACATAGCTCGATTGGAGGTTTGTTTTATCGTGACTCATAAACGCTCATAAGATGCTAATAGATATTATCTTTTTCAATCCAGCTAGAAGAACTTCTCAGACATGATACCAGCTTGGTGCCATCAGTTCCGCCAAAGGCAGATAACCTGAACACAAAGCAACCACGCTCTGGGTGGCGGAAACTCATCTTGACCGTTCAAAATCTCTTACAAGGAAGAGCGGCAACCAATATCAGTCTCCTCATGGTGAGTTGAGAAGCGTTCTTTTAGTACTTGATTAAAGGCATGGACCTCTGACACCCTTTCTTTCACGCCTATCTGATCTAGCTCTTAGCAATTGCTGCCACTTTGTACTACACTACCTATACTGCATCAACTTCGACGTTGGACTCTACTCTTCGTAAGCCTCTCGGCGCTATTTCAAGGACAAAGACACGCCCAGCCGCGGACGCTATTTCGATCGCAGAGCACATCTGGAAAACTCTAAATCCCGCACAGACACCGCTATTACATCTACGCCTCGAGATTCCTACTATCATCACCTTCAGCGCTGGTAGTGAGATCTccagaaatccttcaggcATCAATGCTCGGTACACTAAACGAACGTTCAAGTTCATTCTATGGATACTAACTATTCTAGTGGTGCCTATTGCGGCTACCACCGGCGCGCTGTACGGTTTACTTCTCTACCTTATGAAGAATACCGAGTTACTGGATGCCCAGAGGCAAAGCGCGGAAGCTGACAGTACCTCGGACGCCGTAGCAGATGAAAAAATTTTCCAGGACAAGTTTTCGTTCTCCACTCTCCCACGAGCGTTTCCGAGTGATGTTGAGCTTATCGCTGCCAGCAAAGATGGGCGTATCATTGTCTCTGTAGGGCTCAATAACGAAATCATTACCTGGAACGCAAATACAAAAAAACATATATCAGTCAATGCAGCTGACGTTTTATTGCGGATGACAAGCACCTCTTCGTCTGCAGGGTCGACTGTGACTTCGGTAGCAGTGGACGACAAAGGTCGATATTTTGCTGTGGGGACGGGCGCGGGCCTAATCGCCGTATGGAGTGTAAGTAAGAGCAGTGGGAAGGTCAAGCATTTACCTCCCTTAGCCTTGGAAAACTCTTCAGCAGGTGTGACAGAGATGCAATTTGTGCCCTCCCTCTCAGGTTATTCGAGGACTTTTGGGCGCTCACCTCCTGCATCTGAACCAAGTTCTCCGGAAACGAAAGGAAGTGACATGGTACTGCTGGCGACATACGAAAATGGCGTAGTGGCAAGATGGACTGTGGGAGAAATACCATCTGTTACCTATTTCGTGGCGTCGCGGCGAGCTACCGTCGTTCGTTCATCTCTCCTGCGGGTTAGTCCAGAAGATAGGGTGCTTATAGCCTTCACGCTGGACGATGGCGTGCTTGAATTAATGGAGACAGGAGATCATGAGCCACTGATGCTCCAGGATTGTTATCTCCAGGCAGGAAATCCTTACGATTTGGTGCGGAAGGTTCATGCGTGCAGGGCAGAGATGAACGGCAGCATGAGACTTGTTGTTGCAGCCGCTACAGAAGCGGGCTCCGTTTCTCTGTGGGATGGTCACACGGCGGAGTGTATATCAGTACTTGAAGACGCCCATGGTCGAATAGACCATCTCCGAGTCTCCGCCGTGGACTGCAAAATGTGCCCTTCATGTGGCTACCTGCCAATGGACAGTTTGTCTCTCGCGTTTTCAGTAAACAGCGTGGTCCAATTTTTCAAACTGTACTTGGACGATCCGTCAAGAAGGTGCTCATGCTCTCGCGCCGTTCGCCTTCAGCAGCAATTACATCACGTATCTTCAAGGGACAGTCTTGGGAAGCGTTCGAGGAGTAATAGCAACGCTTCTTCGTCTCAGATTGGATCCCCGTTAATTCCCCGCGCAAGATTGGCCACTGCGTTCGAAACATCGGCTTTTCCTATTTCTGGTCACGGTGTACATTCACGGCGCGCCTCCGAAAAAGATACAAGTAGGAGATCTTCAGAGCTTTTAACTGTGCCTTTCCCGGGCAACATTGGCTCTGCCGATGACTATGATCTTCACGTTAGTCATACCCAAGATTTGAGCGGGTCGACAACACCTACGAGCTCATTTTCGTCTCAGTCAGTATGGAAGAACGCAGTTCTTATCTCTTTAGCTGATGTGATGTGTGAGCGGGGGGGATGGGGAGTGACAAATAGTTCTTTTGTCGGAATCCGACGCAAACCACGATCGCAGGGGAAAGCCAGAGCTATCTTATCGCCGCACGCGTTGCAATCGTTCACTTCTTCCGGGCTGACGATCGCCACCCTGGAAAGATGGGAGTTGTGGATTTTCGACCCAGTGGGGGCTCAGTTGCGAAGTTCATTGTTAGCTTCGCTGCCCGGGCAGGAAGAGGAGTCATGGGattcctctccctcttcatCTCCCTCAGTCTCGCCCTCTTCATCACGGACAAATTCTGTATCATCCTCTTTTTCTGCAGGCGGTACCGATGAAGGTATAGCTAGACTACCTTTTACGCGGGTGTCGCCTCTCctcgtttcttcttctcatgCCTTGGCAGGATTTGGAAATACCATTGGTGTTGTCCACTTCGATGCTTGATGCTTCTTTTCCCCTATTCTCCTGCCAATATAATTTAGTTCTATCTAGTGTCCAGGACCTATCTCATTATTATCCTTGATTCATTTGGATTACGGCTTCTTCCTCTGtttcttttcacttttcTTGTGTATGATTGTGACTTATCCGCTGTGACTCCGCAATGCTTTCAGAACTGCGTTTTCTTGTTTAACACAACAATGTTTTATCTTTTAGCTCAGTTTAATTGGCATCCCTACTTTCCGTAGATTACTATACTGCAAGCTAAATCGTGTATCTATAAGACCACTATTTCAATAGGAATAAAACGAGAGTTAGGAGACATGAGACATTTAAAAGGTAATCTAACTTAGTTCAAAGCTAAATCGATGAAGTCGACATCGTTGACTTGTCTTGAGATGGATATTTGTCCGGAACGAAACATTCTAACTTGCTCATCCAAAAAGACGATATAAGTCTCATGCACTGGGTTCATCGATACGACACAATACGAGTTCCTTGAATTCTTTTTATTGATTTGTTTTCTGCTCAACTTACGAAATGCATGTTTTTTTGGGCGCTTACTGGGCTTACCCGATTTGGAAACCCATTTTTGCTTCTTGATTTcgacttgaaaaaaaaagacttTCAGTCACTGAATTGAAGGCAACATTTACTTGCGCGATACTAAATGAATTTGGCTTATCCAACCTACATATTTGATTAACTT
This Psilocybe cubensis strain MGC-MH-2018 chromosome 3, whole genome shotgun sequence DNA region includes the following protein-coding sequences:
- a CDS encoding Sterol regulatory element-binding protein cleavage-activating protein, whose product is MLTIISRVYRWIRTLSQRFFLQFGLHCATHQIRVILISCVVITSLFYPALDLYTSSRNSSQSLLYNWGCALHPAPEQDLANLWQSQDTLRVHEDPVARAKCRANNAIRVEHILIQSPLVEDDGALNHNILLSTLDLEQRLEDIISSGDSPCLKKPDGKCLVISPLAFWNYDKSTLLSDSNVFDTLTHSKNVSVSGIPITPQMVLAGRGSYEPHVGGNKLDYATFLALSYFFPNSPCWDSGAEHALWVHTIQNTVSQDAEVVARGPEATLIALDYDPHLSTTKGWSAISAFLYLAYIGFIAYVVWSVKYMDAVHSRLGVTFTALVEIAVSTITSLSVCALVGFKITMVPWEVLPIVIVFVGAENMFTLVDAVGKTSVTLSVKQRIAEGLSRAGTSNTLKVVSYNSILGIIAVFAVGAVRQFCIFAIVVLVAHWFLAHTFFMAVLSIDIARLELEELLRHDTSLVPSVPPKADNLNTKQPRSGWRKLILTVQNLLQGRAATNISLLMLLAIAATLYYTTYTASTSTLDSTLRKPLGAISRTKTRPAADAISIAEHIWKTLNPAQTPLLHLRLEIPTIITFSAGSEISRNPSGINARYTKRTFKFILWILTILVVPIAATTGALYGLLLYLMKNTELLDAQRQSAEADSTSDAVADEKIFQDKFSFSTLPRAFPSDVELIAASKDGRIIVSVGLNNEIITWNANTKKHISVNAADVLLRMTSTSSSAGSTVTSVAVDDKGRYFAVGTGAGLIAVWSVSKSSGKVKHLPPLALENSSAGVTEMQFVPSLSGYSRTFGRSPPASEPSSPETKGSDMVLLATYENGVVARWTVGEIPSVTYFVASRRATVVRSSLLRVSPEDRVLIAFTLDDGVLELMETGDHEPLMLQDCYLQAGNPYDLVRKVHACRAEMNGSMRLVVAAATEAGSVSLWDGHTAECISVLEDAHGRIDHLRVSAVDCKMCPSCGYLPMDSLSLAFSVNSVVQFFKLYLDDPSRRCSCSRAVRLQQQLHHVSSRDSLGKRSRSNSNASSSQIGSPLIPRARLATAFETSAFPISGHGVHSRRASEKDTSRRSSELLTVPFPGNIGSADDYDLHVSHTQDLSGSTTPTSSFSSQSVWKNAVLISLADVMCERGGWGVTNSSFVGIRRKPRSQGKARAILSPHALQSFTSSGLTIATLERWELWIFDPVGAQLRSSLLASLPGQEEESWDSSPSSSPSVSPSSSRTNSVSSSFSAGGTDEGIARLPFTRVSPLLVSSSHALAGFGNTIGVVHFDA